In Rhodamnia argentea isolate NSW1041297 chromosome 1, ASM2092103v1, whole genome shotgun sequence, the genomic window AATCGGAGCACGGTACGTTTATGGAAAAAACTAATTATATCATGGTCCGTTTCTTGTTGTTTATATTTTCTTGGAAGCCTGTTTGTGCATTGCTACAATTACAACAAcaatgagatttttctttttggcagaTTTTAGTTCCTTGTGCTTCAAGGATGAGGAAGTGTTTGCAGGAAGTACATGAGAAAAGAGATCACAGGAAGCTCCATAACTCAATTTAGGCTCAATTTCAATTTGTCCCCTCAAATTTTGATTTGTCTCACTCTGCCCCCtactttattgttttttttcccccttcattCGACCCTAATATGACAGAATCATCTCAATTTCACCCCACCAGCAAAACTTGCCACAAATCCTATCCCCTCTCCGACTCACTAAAATAGGATCTTAAGTATCTAATTACGTCCATcgtttttcccaaaagaaatGCAGAGATCCTCGTTTCATACAAGACCGAGTCAGTTGGTCCCCCTGTTTTCCACCTCCCATGTCAaccagaagaaagaaagagaagaagcaaAACAACAGCAAGAACCAGCGAGGCCGAGAGCGGCGATCGCGACAAAAAGACCGCCTCCTGAACGTCTCTCTCTTTCGCTGCTAATGTCTCCGGATCAAGCATTGGGATTTTGGCTTCTGTTTGTGAGCTTTTCGAAAACAGAGGAAGAACGAAGGACTTGTGCATTGGTCTGCAAGTGGCCATTTTGATGAGGATTTGCACATGTCACAGCAGCAAACTTGGTTTCATACGAATCAAATCTCTTGCAGAAGTTCTGCAGGGTCCAAGATTAAGTTTTTCTTAACATACAAAGCTGCGAATTTTTGCGCGCCATTCGAGTTTTATGTTGTGGATTTTGGCACTTTCATATGATCCTGGGTTCGATATGCTCTGATCTTTCTGAAAAAGCTGGAGAGAGCAAAGTTTCTTGATCAACACAAGAATGGTAGATGCGTCTCCGGAGAGAAGATCGGGCTGCGGCTTGCTTAATGTGGTCTTTGGGCGAAGCACGTTCTGGCTCAGGAGGAGCACGTCGACCGGATCGATCCCCACGCCGAACAGCGGCAGCAACAACATTGCCAAGACCCCCAGCACTCCCAATTCTCAAAGACGGCGAGGCGGCTCCGATGAGACCGCATTCCTCGACGCTTGTAACAATGGATCGGAAGGGCGTCCGAGACCCGTCTCGAGACCTTCCCCTAAGGCCCAGGGAAGGCATCCTCAAAGTCAAATCCAACCCGGAAATAGAGTTCCGGGCAGGGCCACCGCGAACGTGCTGGCCGACCAAGGTCATGTAAACCAAGGTAGGAGAGTCCCCAAGGAAGCCATTGGGATATCTGGCGAGCTGGAGAGCATGATAGCTGATCACCAGAAATCTAAAGGAAGTAACACGCTTGTCCGGGCCTCGTCAAGCAATGTCATGCTCTTCGGTAATCTGGGCAATTTGAGGCAACCTGGAACAAGTAATGCTAGCCCAAATGACAATATGTTCACCTATCTTCCGAGACCTACTGCTAGAGAAGAATCCTCGGCGCCTACCGGAAGACATGCGGCGACAAGAAACTCTAGCGAAGAGCCGCCAGCTTCCTTGTGCCGTGCCATTTCGACTAGAATGGACCCTGAGACTCTCAAGATCCTGGGCAACGAAGATTACAAGAACGGGAGATTCGCAGAAGCATTGGCTCTGTATGACACGGCGATCTCAATCGATCCGAATAAGGCTTCATACAGGAGCAACAAGAGCGCGGCTTTGACCGCATTGGGGAGGCTTCTTGAAGCCGTCATCGACTGTAGAGAAGCCATTCGAATCGAGCCTCATTATCACAGAGCTCATAATCGCGCGGCAACGCTATATCTCAGGTGAAAAATTGCTGTCATTTTTCGTTGTTCTGCCAAAATGGTCCCGAATACTTTCCATTCCATCACCGCGTGTCCTGTAAGTTGTAACTTTTAGCTTCGGCTAACAATCACTGAAGTGGGACTCCTGTTGTGTTATGTGAACACAAAGGCTAGGGGAGGCAGAAAAGGCAATGTATCACTACAAACATGCAGGACCAGAAGCCGATCCTGAGGTCATTGCTAAAGCTAGAGCTGTTCAAACCCATCTAAACAAATGCACAGAGGCTCAGAAGCTACGAGACTGGAACAACTTGATCAAAGAAAGCGGGCGAGCCATATCTGCAGGTGCCGATTCGGCTCCGCAGGTCAGCATTAACGGCCATACAAATCGAAAGCTAGTTAGGGTAGAATCCGCCTCTGTCTCTAGCCATAAAGTATATTTCTGACCCGAGTTGCTTGTGGTTGTTGAAAAGATCTTCGCGTTGCAAGCGGAGGCATTCTTGAAGCTCAACCAGCATCAGGAGGCAGATGAAGTATTGATCAACGGTCCAAACTTTGAAGTCGATGCTTGCACGAAATTCCTCGGGCCCATCGGCAGCTCATATTTCCTGATGATCAGAGCTCAGGTTGACATGGCCGCAGGCAGGTCGGTTTCCTTCATGACCATAATTTGAATCTTTGGGAGGGAAAATAGCCAATGCCTCTTTTTATAGCTCTTGTAGTGATCAGCAGATTCGATGATGCCTTGGAGGCAGCTCAACGTGCGGCTCGACTTGATTCAAACAACAAGGAGGCGAACATGGTGATGATGAGGGCTCGAGCGGTAGCCGCGGCTCGATCAAGGGGCAACGAGCTGTTCAAGGCCTCGAGGTTCCCGGAAGCTTGTTCGGCGTATGCAGGGGGACTCGAGCACGACCCTTGCAACTCGGTATTATTGTGCAATCGAGCAGCTTGCTGGTCCAAGCTAGGCCAGCTCGAGAAAGCGATCGAGGATTGTGCAGCTGCTCTTAATGTACGGCCATCTTATAGCAAAGCTAGACTCAGAAGAGCCGATTGTCATGCCAAGGTAAACCATCTTACTCTAAACAAGTCTTAAATCATTTTGCTGAATCGAAGTACATAGAACAAGATGCAAACAACGCTTTGTTCTATTTTTGCCGACCTTCTGGGGTTGCAAAAGTTTGGACGAGAGGCTTTCCGTGTGTGATGTTACTCATTATTTTTAATCAACTCTGGGATTTATACAGCTAGGAAATTGGGAGGCTTCGATAAGAGACTATGAGGTTTTGAATAGAGAGACACCAGATGATGAAGAGGTGAGCCGTGCGCTATCAGAAGCCCGATCGCAACTCAACAAACAGCATGGCGATGCCGATTGATGCTACACAAGTTGCAATTAGACACACCCGAATCAGTTTGTACTTacttggtttttcattttttgtgaaatagtAGTACTTTATTTTGGATCAAAAGTGTAAACACATTTGTGTTGAAGCTAGGAAAAGGAACTAAGCATTTCCCATTCTCATTAGACTCTTCTATTCTCTTGTCTCTTAAACTCATATTTCACGATATaaaatcttgcaaaaagttttCTTCACCTCTGTTTTCGATGTTGCATTTTGGTCTAATTTAGCATGACAGTCCCAAATGGCTGTTACAACAGGAAGCGAGAATGCTCTATCCAAAGATAcagaaatttggaaattttaagCATAATGAACTCCGACTCACGACTTACAAGCAGTTAATTTCAACAAAATCAGTAATAACACTTTCCTGGACTAACACTTGAACAAAAGATCAGCCTCAGAAACAACTAAAATTTGCTGAAACAGTATCACCACAATTTTCTACGCTTGACAGCTCTTTATTTTCAAATCAGGGGCCTGATTCATTGACTTAGGAAAAAAACAATACATTTTCTCAAGCAATAAAATCTTTCGACTTGTACTGGCAACAAGCAGGACGAAAAAATCACAGCCAAGTAAAATCCTGAATGAAGAAACTAGCAAAGACATTCCAGGCACCTCATGAAAGAAACGGTAAGGGAAAGATCCATGTACTACAACATCGGATTGCACAGAAGGCGTCAAAGCGCGAGCACGTATATGCAAAAAGGAATGCATGTAATTGCACCTTCACAAGCTTGGAAGTAGTCTCGAGTATAAGAGATTCCAACCGCGAAACCGATGCAACACTAGTGTCTATTTGAAGGCATCCTGTTCGTCGAATCCAGATCCATCTTACATTTTTCTCTCATATCTTTGAGCTCACAATAACTACTTTGCTGCAAAGCAGAAATTCAAGTTACCTCTTAGTATCAATGAGAAAATAGCGCCCATGGCTCTATTGTAatggaggagaaggaagaaaatattTGGCCTGACAGTGCAATGCATTCAGAAgctatgttaaaaaaaatagaaaactgcaaattatcaaagaaaattAACCTTGTGTACAATCTCATAAAAGCAAATGGAATCATCCCCTTAAAAGAACAAAAGGTTGAAACTGATCTACAAGAAACAGATACTCACGAGTTCACGGCCTTCATGGACTAGTATGTCCTCCATGCGAAGAAAGAGTGACCTCCATTGATTCGTGAGAACATATTCCAGATTTGGAGACTTATTTGAGTTTCCTGAAACATGGATAACATCCTTTGCCATAGCAGTTTTCTGAACCAAAGTGTTAGCTTCTTTTCGACTCTTGCTCACTGCTGAAGGATGGATAACATGGCTTTTGTCAATTTCATCTATCAAGTTATCACCATGTATATTGAAGCAGAAGGAGACTAATACAAGCACCATTTCCCTGCTATCCAAAAAAATGAACCTCCAATAGATGGAAGGTGCCCAAGACAAAGGACAAAACTTACCAGATATTCGACCCTTTATGTCTTGGTAGTGAAGGTCTGACCACATATAAGCAGCTGACAACAGAAATGACGAAGATATGTATTTCAAGTTATATCTATTATGGATTAAATGTGCTGGATCAGAACAACTAGATAAATTAGAAAGTGTCGAGAACTTAAAAGTACCtttcaaacaaaaagaacagGAACAACTTTTGAGCAGGTCCTCTTCAGCACACAAATTGTCACAGCCATTTCCCTCCAAAGTTTGGCATCTTATCAATTCAAAGTTTTTGAGACCCTGTGAGTTAGGCAACCTTGACCACTCAATGGAGCCAGAACTGTTCGATGCTAATTTCCCAATTCTGAGGCCCTCGTCACAATTGCTAAGTACCTGAGTAATGGGACCTTGTGCGGAGCTTTCTCTAATTGGATCGACATAAACTTCCTTTACAACATCTGCATGCTCGTTGCGCACCTTGATCCCCTCAGAGCTTTTCTCACCCACTTGACTGCTCAAAGTCGAGACAATCGACGTACAACTATCCCTTGATGCATCAGCCACTTCCAATACACTTCGTGCATTCATTTCAATCCCCAAAACCTTAGGACTGCTGTGCGAAACATTTAATGTTTCCTGGGATCTAACAACAGCAGAAAACACACTATGGCTGGCACCACTGAGCTTGTCATGCACAGGGGATGAACCACGAGCCTTCTTGTCCTTGAAAAAAGGAATAGTACCCTTCTTAACACCGTGCCCATCATGTCTGGTAGTGCATTTCCCCTTCACCAAATTCTCAACTCCCAAACACACCTGCTTCACAGAAGCCGCATCCCCTCCCCCGTCTATTCTACATTTACCCCGCCTGTCTTGAGATTTTGCTCCTGAATCATCGGAAACGAGCGAAAACCCCCTTTTCACAGGCCGATTGGTCACATCACCGAGAGCAGGGCAATCCCCCCGAGAGCCGCCGGAGAAATTGTCCCCGCTCATCATGAACTTGACTCGAAAAGCCCAGATCTGTCACAAACAAAACAGTGCTCGCAGCTCCTATACTtcaaaaacaaagaaggccGTCCCCCCACCAACCTCGAAACCTAAACCACAATGAACTTGACAGAGGAGATTCGCCCGAAGTTCCTATCGCATCCTCCGACTTCCTGCGGCGAAAAGCAGGTCGCAGTCGATCGAAAACGAAGAAAGCTTAGAACAAcgagtgcaaaaaaaaaaaattcagtaacaagaaaaaaattcgaGATTGAGAGAGTGACCTTCATTTGAGGGGACGAGAGAGGAATTCGAACGAGGTTAAGGACGCTCGTCCGCCATCATCATCGACGATTGAAGGTGGGAAGGAAGGAAGCGAGGATGGCCAGTAGGGTTTTGGTAGtgcagaaatattttttttggattgaggAAGGAGGGAGGAGGCGGGAAGAGGACGAGAAGAATCCATGGCAAATGGCGAAAACGGGGCTCCAAACCCGCGCCTcttggattttgaattcgggtTCTGGAAGCACAGTCACGCGCGGGTCATCGGTAGACTGTCGTGCTTTTTcacttttgctttttattttatttttatttattgctaTTCTTTTAATTAGACTTTTGTTTGGCTAAGATGTTAATGTGGAATTACAGACTGATTTTCCATGATTTGAATTGAAATATTCCTCCACTTCGATTTTATTTAGGCTCCTTCCCTCGCTACCCGGCTCTCTCGTCCGAGTCAAAGCTTGAGTCCACAAAAGCCAAGCCCGAGTTTCTCAAGGCCGAGCCACGACCTCGATGCCGGTGCTCGAGTTCCCAACCACCGTGTTTGGATATCCAATTCCTGTGTCTCAAATCATCGCCTTTAGACCTTGATTTCTTGACGGTCGAGCAAAGTTTACAAGAGTTGAGATCAAGTCTATCAAGATTGGGGTCCGTATTTCGGTACCCGGCTCCCACAATCAAATCACTGGACTTCGCTCGTGCTCGAGATTTAAGTGGTTGGGCTCGAAAAATATGGGCTCTTGTGATAGGGGTCTTGACAAATGGATATTCTTTATTTCGCATAGAATAacatttctaagaaaatatgatgaattaattttaaaatttcagttAAATATCGAAATATATTGTGtaatctaaaaaataatgttaaatttttttagcaaaacaaatagaataataataataataaaaggaaaagaaccgcCAAAATTCAGACTCACCGTTCCAATCCAGATTCCGGAACCAACCGGTGTTCGCGGTCAAACATGATCAACTCACGTTGGGAGGCGCGCCAGAAGGAGTTAACTGCCAACGCCATCACCCAATCTCCTGCTGACACGTCGTCACTAATACGTCAGTCCACGTCATCCCCCGTGCCGTGCAAGGGAACTGGCATGAAGGCAGCCATCTCTGCATCTCTAAGCATAAGCTgacattcttcatcttcaatcccttcccttccctcccCTCCCACCTCCGTACTTCCGTTCGCCTGATCTCTCTGTTGTGTCTCTCTCTGCGAATGGAgtcgtcgtcatcgtcttcGAGCTCAGTCGAAGCCCCGGAGCACGGAGCTCAGTCGTCGGCGAGGCGGCTCCTGCGGCTCCGCTCCCACCTGACGCCGGAcgtgcctcctcctcctccgcggcGCGCCGACGAGCTCGAGATGCTGACGTGCGCTAGGGCTACTAAGCTCGAGATCGACACCGAGAGATTGTCCGACTACATGAGGGGGAAGCACCGGGGAATCCAGGAGAAGGTGTACGAGTACTTCAATTCGAGGCCCCATCTCCAGACGCCGGTCGAGATCTCCATGGACGAGCACCGAGAGCTCTGCATGAGTCAGCTTCTAGGCCTGGTCAGGAGAGGCCGGGATTCGGCCGTTCCGTTTCGTTTCCGAGGATCCGGAGAAGTATTTCGCGATCATGGAGGCCGCCGGTAGCGTCGACATGTCGCTCGGGATCAAGATGGGCGTGCAGTACAGGTGATCTCGAGGAACTCGTTTTTGCTTTTTGACTTCAGATTTTGAATTTCGGCTGGCTGTTCCGTTAGGCTGTTACTGTTTTCGAATCGTTCTGGTCCACGCCGGGGTTTAGGTGTTGGTTGGGAGTTGTTAGAGATGCTGTAGCTCGTTCTGGCATGATTTTGTTCGGTTTGATCTCAGAATATCGTGGAACTTCGATTGGAAGTAATTTCGAATACAATTAGAGTTGAATTCGTTGTGTGTGATGTGCAGCAAGTTCTTGTCGCTACTCTTCCTAACACCTTGATTTCGTTGGTTGTCTGGTGTCTTATTAACTTGAGTTACCGACCTTCTTGGGTTTAAATAGATTCAATTCCCATTATGCATGATTGCATGAGGGCCGTCCACTTGCATGGGACCTATGCCGGTGGATGGCTCAAAGAATCACTGGTAGCATTGGTAAGTCCTCGGCTGAATTTGGTATTGCATGATCGAGAAAGTCTAGCATTCTATGTAAGGCATATGTTGAGCGGTGTGTTGACACAATGTCATACCGAATCGAGTAATCTCATTATCATAGTTGTGAAGAATTTAATGCAAATGCAAACATGCCACAGAACAGCAGTATCATAGTGCATGCATCAAATGAGAGACTTTCTAGGTGACCTGCCTAATAACTCATTAAGTTCTATCTTGAAAAGGATGAGAAAGGTATTGaccctaaagaaaaaaaaattgaaaatattattttgctACATTTCCATTCATTCTTTCCCATTAAGCATGTAGATAtaacaaggaaaaggaaaaagcaaagaaaaacaaattttaGTTGAAGTAAGAGGGGACAGGGAGACTACTGAGCTATGTAAATGCAGAATTCCGATGCCATTTGCAATTTCACTGTGTACatcacttttctttcttctagcATCCCTGTAAATTATACGGAGGAAAAATGCTTTTCCCAGGATTGTCATTTCGACAGGATGGACATAGCGAAGCACTGTGACTTGCGGAAACAAACATCCTTGAATTTGAGTATTGGAAAGAGGTGCATATTTATCTGCTTGAAGTGACCTAGATTAGTGGAAAAAAAGTAGGAGATATATGCTTCTGACagttttaaaagtagaaaaaggaagaagattttAATAACAAAGAGTGATACCGTTTAATGTGGTTTCTCTTAGAGTTGCATGAGGTTTATTTACGCTGGTGGTCCCTCAGGAACTAAAGTGTGTAAGCAGTTGTGAGAAAAACTCGTGAATTGTACTTTTGTTTGATAGATAGAGAAAACTCATTTACGAACCTGACCTATTTTTATGCAGTCTTTGGGGAGGCTCAGTGATCAACTTAGGAACTAAAAGACATAGGGATAAGTACTCTGACCAGATCGATAGCATGGAATATCCAGGTTGTTTTGCAATGACAGAACTACATCATGGTAAGGTTTCTGATAATCTGTTTCTCAGGttgctttctaattttttataagGTAGTGCtctgaattattattatttttttgttcctttttgctCGGTAATTCAACTCAATAGCTCTTGTACCTGCCTCCCCTGTCTGCCTTGCCATCAGGCTGAAGGCAGGTGGTAATTGCTGTGCAGATTTAAATTTATCTTTTGGCATAAGAATGACATGAGTTCCTATATTTTATTGAGAtacaacaatttttcttttgtactgCCATTTTACTGAAAATGAAAGTTTCATAAGATCACTAACGAAGTGATAGTCAACATCGGTATGTACGTGGCAGAAATATCTGGCAGTTCTCTTACTGGGCATCTAACCACTACACATTGTCCATTGCACTTTCTACCTAGGGCTTTTGTTTAGTTAGCATTGACATACCAGTAAACTTACTTATCTTCTTGTCTACTAAATGGCTTTTGGCTTTCTTCTGCAAGGCTCAAATGTTCAAGGTCTTCAAACTACTGCAACATTTGACCCAATCACAGATGAATTTGTTATAGACACTCCAAATGATGGTGCCATTAAATGGTGGATTGGCAATGCTGCAGTCCATGGCAAGTTCGCAACTGTTTTTGCCAAGCTAATGCTGCCAACTCATGAAGCAAGAGGACTTGCTGATATGGGAGTCCATGCCTTTATTGTCCCGATAAGGGATATGACAACGCACAAAACACTTCCGGGAATTGAAATACATGATTGTGGGCATAAGATTGGCCTGAATGGGGTAGATAATGGAGCACTAAGGTTCCGCTCCGTAAGAATTCCTCGAGAAAATCTCCTCAATAGGTTTGGAGATGTGTCTCGGGATGGGAAATACACGAGCAGCCTCCCAActatcaataaaaggtttgCCGCTACCCTTGGTGAACTTGTGGGTGGAAGGGTTGGCTTGGCATATTCTTCGGTTGGAGTCCTAAAAATTGCCGTCACAATTGCCACGAGATATTCTTTACTTCGTCAGCAATTTGGTCCTCCCAAGAAGCCTGAAGTTAGTATTCTGGATTACCAATCTCAACAACACAAGCTTATGCCCATGCTGGCTTCAACATATGCATTTCATTTCGCCACTCTGTATTTGGTGGAGAAGTACTCAGAGATGAAGAAGTCTCATGATGATCAATTGGTTGGAGATGTTCATGCACTTTCGGCAGGTCTCAAGGCTTATGTGACTTCTTATACAGCAAAATCGTTAAGCATCTGTCGGGAGGCATGTGGAGGACATGGTTATGCAGCTGTCAATAGATTTGGTAGCTTGAGGAATGATCATGATATTTTTCAGACTTTTGAAGGGGACAACACAGTGCTTCTGCAGCAGGTAATTACAACATTGTTACATTTTATAATTATACAATTGGAAATGATACAGTTTTACAGAGGGGAATGGATGCCCTATATAGACAGGCCTATGACTACTTAGGAAAGTTGTCCTCCTTATGCCCTAAATAGGTTTGCAAATCCTTGTCATgtccttctctttttgtttctttgatatTAAGCAAATTATCAGTGTGGTGGAATTTAACCGCATCAAATTTCTTCACCAGacattctttctttctgctAAATATTAACAGGGATAATTAAGTAAAATTCTCTCAATTGCTAAATGTGCAGTCATCTTGTATAAGTGGAAAAGTAGATAATATAGCATTGTCATTAAGATATATGCAAAGGACTTTATGATTGCTTGTAAATTTTAATCCCGATTGCCTTTCGATTTCGGTCCTACGCTGAATTTGTGG contains:
- the LOC115738827 gene encoding inactive TPR repeat-containing thioredoxin TTL3, translated to MVDASPERRSGCGLLNVVFGRSTFWLRRSTSTGSIPTPNSGSNNIAKTPSTPNSQRRRGGSDETAFLDACNNGSEGRPRPVSRPSPKAQGRHPQSQIQPGNRVPGRATANVLADQGHVNQGRRVPKEAIGISGELESMIADHQKSKGSNTLVRASSSNVMLFGNLGNLRQPGTSNASPNDNMFTYLPRPTAREESSAPTGRHAATRNSSEEPPASLCRAISTRMDPETLKILGNEDYKNGRFAEALALYDTAISIDPNKASYRSNKSAALTALGRLLEAVIDCREAIRIEPHYHRAHNRAATLYLRLGEAEKAMYHYKHAGPEADPEVIAKARAVQTHLNKCTEAQKLRDWNNLIKESGRAISAGADSAPQIFALQAEAFLKLNQHQEADEVLINGPNFEVDACTKFLGPIGSSYFLMIRAQVDMAAGRFDDALEAAQRAARLDSNNKEANMVMMRARAVAAARSRGNELFKASRFPEACSAYAGGLEHDPCNSVLLCNRAACWSKLGQLEKAIEDCAAALNVRPSYSKARLRRADCHAKLGNWEASIRDYEVLNRETPDDEEVSRALSEARSQLNKQHGDAD
- the LOC115738895 gene encoding uncharacterized protein LOC115738895 isoform X2, with the translated sequence MMSGDNFSGGSRGDCPALGDVTNRPVKRGFSLVSDDSGAKSQDRRGKCRIDGGGDAASVKQVCLGVENLVKGKCTTRHDGHGVKKGTIPFFKDKKARGSSPVHDKLSGASHSVFSAVVRSQETLNVSHSSPKVLGIEMNARSVLEVADASRDSCTSIVSTLSSQVGEKSSEGIKVRNEHADVVKEVYVDPIRESSAQGPITQVLSNCDEGLRIGKLASNSSGSIEWSRLPNSQGLKNFELIRCQTLEGNGCDNLCAEEDLLKSCSCSFCLKAAYMWSDLHYQDIKGRISVSKSRKEANTLVQKTAMAKDVIHVSGNSNKSPNLEYVLTNQWRSLFLRMEDILVHEGRELQSSYCELKDMREKCKMDLDSTNRMPSNRH
- the LOC115738895 gene encoding uncharacterized protein LOC115738895 isoform X1, giving the protein MMSGDNFSGGSRGDCPALGDVTNRPVKRGFSLVSDDSGAKSQDRRGKCRIDGGGDAASVKQVCLGVENLVKGKCTTRHDGHGVKKGTIPFFKDKKARGSSPVHDKLSGASHSVFSAVVRSQETLNVSHSSPKVLGIEMNARSVLEVADASRDSCTSIVSTLSSQVGEKSSEGIKVRNEHADVVKEVYVDPIRESSAQGPITQVLSNCDEGLRIGKLASNSSGSIEWSRLPNSQGLKNFELIRCQTLEGNGCDNLCAEEDLLKSCSCSFCLKAAYMWSDLHYQDIKGRISAVSKSRKEANTLVQKTAMAKDVIHVSGNSNKSPNLEYVLTNQWRSLFLRMEDILVHEGRELQSSYCELKDMREKCKMDLDSTNRMPSNRH
- the LOC115738895 gene encoding uncharacterized protein LOC115738895 isoform X3: MMSGDNFSGGSRGDCPALGDVTNRPVKRGFSLVSDDSGAKSQDRRGKCRIDGGGDAASVKQVCLGVENLVKGKCTTRHDGHGVKKGTIPFFKDKKARGSSPVHDKLSGASHSVFSAVVRSQETLNVSHSSPKVLGIEMNARSVLEVADASRDSCTSIVSTLSSQVGEKSSEGIKVRNEHADVVKEVYVDPIRESSAQGPITQVLSNCDEGLRIGKLASNSSGSIEWSRLPNSQGLKNFELIRCQTLEGNGCDNLCAEEDLLKSCSCSFCLKAAYMWSDLHYQDIKGRISAVSKSRKEANTLVQKTAMAKDVIHVSGNSNKSPNLEYVLTNQWRSLFLRMEDILVHEGRELAKYFLPSPPLQ
- the LOC115738894 gene encoding LOW QUALITY PROTEIN: acyl-coenzyme A oxidase 2, peroxisomal (The sequence of the model RefSeq protein was modified relative to this genomic sequence to represent the inferred CDS: deleted 1 base in 1 codon), with product MESSSSSSSSVEAPEHGAQSSARRLLRLRSHLTPDVPPPPPRRADELEMLTCARATKLEIDTERLSDYMRGKHRGIQEKVYEYFNSRPHLQTPVEISMDEHRELCMSQLLGLVREAGIRPFRFVSEDPEKYFAIMEAAGSVDMSLGIKMGVQYSLWGGSVINLGTKRHRDKYSDQIDSMEYPGCFAMTELHHGSNVQGLQTTATFDPITDEFVIDTPNDGAIKWWIGNAAVHGKFATVFAKLMLPTHEARGLADMGVHAFIVPIRDMTTHKTLPGIEIHDCGHKIGLNGVDNGALRFRSVRIPRENLLNRFGDVSRDGKYTSSLPTINKRFAATLGELVGGRVGLAYSSVGVLKIAVTIATRYSLLRQQFGPPKKPEVSILDYQSQQHKLMPMLASTYAFHFATLYLVEKYSEMKKSHDDQLVGDVHALSAGLKAYVTSYTAKSLSICREACGGHGYAAVNRFGSLRNDHDIFQTFEGDNTVLLQQVAGDLLKQYKEKFQGGTLAVTWNYLRESMNTYLSQPNPVTARWESEEHLRDPKFQLDAFRYRTSRLLQSVAVRLRKHTKTLGSFGAWNRCLNHLLTLAESHIESVVLAKFIEAVERCPDVSARAVLKLACDLYALDCIWNDIGTYRNVDYVAPNKAKAIHKLTEYLSFQVRNVAGELVHAFDLPDHVTRAPIAMQSEAYSQYTQYVGF